In Allocoprobacillus halotolerans, a genomic segment contains:
- a CDS encoding O-antigen ligase family protein: MFFIFGIDYLKTHFTHHQRYIIVAVFSMFLPFYMCGAILIFLTLRLLWKGEIQEAYKQIPKSRYILYFCLLSAIVSLVYQNYYGLVCSIGLLFILSFVLYYRIHITLRLFEYITNCLVVLSIFAAIYGLIEYIGILKDLNIDQFEIIIFNRPQDRINSVFFNANYYAMMIEFFVCITFYKILKIKNIKLEWKRFVYYAAVIALNLFVLLLTACRTAWPALAGGILIMLIIDKHYKTCTTILALVILVCIYFLFNPSQFPRVDNIIDYFMTRAGIWEVAIQNIKTHPLFGEGPMTYMHIYSLYNGHPTEHAHSIYLDPLLCFGIVGLLTITPYIYSNIQRLYRLWKLKIDKTLVALIVSFTVMILIHGVLDYTIFFVQTGFLYLLIASSFDIHKKRIPL; encoded by the coding sequence GTGTTTTTTATTTTTGGGATAGATTATTTAAAAACACATTTTACACATCATCAAAGATATATTATTGTTGCAGTGTTTTCTATGTTTTTACCTTTCTATATGTGTGGGGCTATTCTTATTTTTTTAACACTGCGTTTATTATGGAAAGGTGAAATCCAAGAAGCCTACAAACAAATTCCTAAAAGTCGATATATTCTTTATTTTTGTTTATTAAGTGCTATCGTTTCTTTGGTTTACCAAAATTATTATGGTCTTGTTTGTAGTATTGGATTATTGTTTATTTTATCTTTTGTTTTGTATTATCGCATTCATATTACTTTAAGATTATTTGAATATATTACCAATTGTCTTGTTGTCTTAAGTATTTTTGCAGCTATTTATGGCTTAATTGAATATATTGGTATTTTAAAAGACTTAAATATTGATCAGTTTGAGATTATTATTTTTAATAGACCTCAAGATCGTATCAATTCTGTTTTCTTTAATGCGAATTATTATGCAATGATGATAGAATTCTTTGTTTGTATAACATTTTATAAAATATTAAAGATTAAAAATATAAAATTAGAATGGAAAAGATTTGTTTATTACGCCGCTGTGATTGCTTTAAATCTTTTTGTCTTATTATTAACAGCTTGTCGTACAGCATGGCCTGCATTAGCTGGTGGTATATTAATCATGTTAATTATTGATAAGCATTATAAGACTTGTACTACAATATTAGCCCTTGTCATTCTGGTTTGCATTTATTTCTTATTTAATCCATCACAGTTTCCACGTGTGGATAATATCATTGATTATTTCATGACACGTGCTGGTATTTGGGAAGTAGCCATTCAAAACATCAAAACACATCCTTTATTTGGTGAAGGTCCTATGACATATATGCATATTTATTCATTGTATAATGGTCATCCTACAGAACATGCACATAGCATTTATCTTGATCCATTGCTATGCTTCGGAATTGTTGGTTTATTAACAATTACACCATATATTTATTCTAATATTCAAAGATTATATCGCTTATGGAAACTCAAAATAGATAAAACACTTGTTGCTTTAATTGTTTCCTTTACAGTTATGATTTTAATACATGGTGTATTGGATTATACGATTTTCTTTGTTCAAACTGGTTTCTTATATCTGTTAATTGCCAGCTCATTTGATATTCACAAAAAGAGAATACCTTTATAA
- a CDS encoding TRM11 family SAM-dependent methyltransferase — translation MLKYLYIYNYSPHEQDLCEMEFRRIFHEDMKTKYYITTQDFNHTRSGYIRGKLNILYESSCFDEIVTFIEQQKYCYYDFKVIYLKNEISHVPYQESLEKCKRVALPIAGSVNMHHPRVIFAITKIHQQWYFGIYEDNRVWNEHGNKPHSYSHSLALRDARAVVNIAIGQDLSKTIVDPCCGIGTVVLEGLSMKANIVGFDINKYVAYQARLNLEHYGYDPLLIQRQDMKTLTQKYDVCILDIPYGVYSPFTYQQQCELLEKTSDLAKELVLVSHISMNEKLEDIGYHIEDQAMIQKGSFQRYITYCK, via the coding sequence ATGTTAAAGTATTTGTATATATATAATTATTCACCTCATGAACAAGACTTATGTGAAATGGAATTTAGACGTATTTTTCATGAAGATATGAAAACAAAATACTATATCACGACTCAAGATTTTAATCATACAAGAAGTGGATATATAAGGGGAAAATTAAATATTTTATATGAGAGTTCTTGTTTTGATGAGATTGTCACTTTTATTGAACAACAGAAATATTGTTATTATGATTTTAAAGTGATTTATTTAAAAAATGAAATCAGCCATGTACCTTATCAGGAATCATTAGAAAAATGCAAAAGAGTTGCTTTGCCTATTGCTGGATCAGTCAATATGCATCATCCACGTGTTATTTTTGCTATTACGAAAATACATCAACAATGGTATTTTGGTATTTATGAAGATAATAGGGTTTGGAATGAACATGGTAATAAACCACATTCTTATTCTCATTCATTAGCTTTAAGAGATGCCAGAGCAGTCGTGAATATTGCGATTGGTCAAGATTTGTCAAAGACAATTGTTGATCCATGTTGTGGAATAGGAACAGTTGTTTTAGAAGGATTAAGTATGAAAGCTAATATTGTTGGGTTTGATATTAATAAATATGTGGCTTATCAGGCAAGATTGAATTTAGAACATTATGGCTATGATCCTTTGTTGATACAAAGACAAGATATGAAAACATTGACACAGAAATATGATGTCTGTATTTTAGATATTCCTTATGGGGTTTATAGTCCTTTTACATATCAGCAACAATGTGAACTTTTAGAAAAAACAAGCGATCTTGCCAAAGAACTTGTTTTGGTATCACATATTTCCATGAATGAAAAATTAGAAGATATAGGTTATCATATTGAAGATCAGGCAATGATACAAAAAGGGAGTTTTCAAAGATATATAACATACTGTAAATAG
- a CDS encoding diacylglycerol/lipid kinase family protein: protein MKHIFMMHDTKRHHDLEGMIHEVMQEYSYEVIYTTSMKDSQKYIQDCLEPSRFYAVGGDGTINGLLQALVYTNHELVILPYGTGNDFCHTLTKEKISRKY from the coding sequence ATGAAACATATTTTTATGATGCATGATACAAAGCGTCATCATGATTTAGAAGGCATGATTCATGAAGTCATGCAAGAATATTCATATGAAGTGATTTATACAACATCTATGAAAGATAGTCAAAAATATATTCAAGATTGCTTAGAACCATCACGTTTTTATGCTGTAGGGGGAGATGGCACAATCAACGGTTTATTACAGGCACTTGTTTATACGAATCATGAGCTTGTAATTTTGCCTTATGGCACAGGCAATGATTTTTGTCATACACTAACAAAAGAAAAAATCTCAAGAAAATATTGA
- a CDS encoding diacylglycerol/lipid kinase family protein yields the protein MKQSLQQTSQKVDTIQINQHYYLNSACFGLDSIIANHVHDISDIPLVPESQSYIVSIFKQVFRYQSQHVKIVSDGKCLYDHPVILCTVNNGKYYGGGFQITPQANIQDGYMDICIVDRVPKIKIPYLVTYLLSHRLHKRHEVHFFKVKEVTVYSQTSCNVDGEEMQGDTYHLQICPQSLQLVMYGDFK from the coding sequence TTGAAACAGTCTTTACAACAAACAAGTCAAAAAGTAGATACCATACAAATTAATCAACATTATTATTTGAATTCAGCATGTTTTGGATTGGATAGTATCATCGCAAACCATGTTCATGATATATCAGATATTCCACTTGTGCCTGAATCTCAAAGTTATATTGTTTCTATCTTTAAACAAGTTTTTCGTTATCAAAGTCAACATGTTAAAATTGTAAGTGATGGGAAGTGTCTTTATGATCATCCCGTTATTTTATGTACAGTAAATAATGGGAAGTATTATGGTGGTGGTTTTCAAATCACGCCTCAAGCCAATATTCAAGATGGTTATATGGATATCTGTATTGTAGACCGTGTACCTAAAATAAAAATACCATATCTGGTCACTTATCTTCTTTCTCATCGACTTCATAAAAGACATGAAGTACATTTCTTTAAAGTGAAAGAAGTGACTGTTTATAGTCAGACAAGTTGTAATGTTGATGGAGAAGAAATGCAAGGAGATACATATCATCTACAAATTTGTCCACAATCACTTCAACTTGTGATGTATGGGGATTTTAAGTAA
- a CDS encoding sortase B protein-sorting domain-containing protein, translated as MPKYLLILLEIILAIFALSSNLKIGDTVKVNVTAKDYDGNNIPLKWSSKDEKVATVKDGVITAVGEGQTKIVVNANGKTIEIDVIVTKQDTQKPTTLEDQPLDTIKPNEDLSHTTKPSEDSNETTSSPNKSAVETQPNPSQSAASTTNTNTTDSKPKTSDDSDIVLYASIASLAFVGAAILILNKKKKALK; from the coding sequence ATGCCAAAATATTTATTGATTTTACTAGAAATTATTTTAGCAATATTTGCTTTGTCATCAAATTTAAAAATCGGTGATACTGTCAAAGTTAATGTCACTGCTAAAGATTATGATGGTAACAACATTCCATTAAAATGGAGTTCAAAAGATGAAAAAGTAGCAACTGTTAAAGATGGTGTTATTACTGCTGTAGGAGAAGGTCAAACAAAGATTGTTGTTAATGCTAATGGAAAAACGATTGAAATTGATGTCATTGTCACAAAACAAGACACTCAAAAACCAACTACTCTAGAAGATCAACCATTAGATACAATAAAACCTAACGAAGATCTTTCTCATACTACGAAACCTAGTGAAGATTCAAATGAAACAACATCTTCACCAAACAAATCAGCTGTAGAAACTCAACCTAACCCATCTCAATCTGCTGCTTCTACAACAAATACGAATACAACTGATTCAAAACCAAAAACTTCTGATGATAGTGATATTGTATTATATGCATCTATTGCTTCATTAGCGTTTGTTGGTGCTGCAATTCTTATTCTTAACAAAAAGAAAAAAGCTTTAAAATAA